DNA from Mycobacterium sp. SMC-8:
CCCGTGACGCCGAAGCGATCCAGCACCACTACGACGTCTCGAACATTTTCTACGAGTGGGTGCTCGGGCCGTCGATGACCTACACCTGTGCGTGCTATCCGCACCCCGACGCCACCCTGGAGGAGGCGCAGGAGAACAAGTACCGGTTGGTGTTCGAGAAGCTGCGGCTCAAGCCGGGCGACCGGTTGCTCGACGTCGGCTGCGGCTGGGGCGGGATGGTGCGCTACGCGGCCCGGCACGGCGTCAGGGCGGTCGGGGTGACGTTGTCGAGGGAGCAGGCCCAGTGGGCCGCGGCCGCGATCGAGCGGGACGGCCTCGGTGACCTGGCCGAGGTCCGCCACGGTGACTATCGCGACGTGCGCGAGTCCCATTTCGACGCGGTGTCCTCGATCGGGCTCACCGAGCACATCGGCGTCGCCAATTACCCGTCGTACTTCCGGTTCCTGAAGTCCAAGCTGCGCCCCGGCGGCCTGCTGCTCAATCACTGCATCACCCGCAACAACAACCGCAGCCACGCCACGGCGGGCGGCTTCATCGACCGGTACGTGTTCCCCGACGGGGAGCTGACCGGCTCGGGCCGGATCATCACCGAGGTGCAGGACGTCGGCCTGGAGGTGGTGCACGAGGAGAATCTGCGCCACCACTACGCGATGACGCTGCGGGACTGGAGCCGCAACCTGGTGGAGCACTGGGACGACGCGGTGGCCGAGGTCGGTCTGCCCACCGCCAAGGTGTGGGGGCTGTATATCGCTGCCTCGCGGGTCGGGTTCGAGCAGAACGCCATTCAGCTGCACCAGGTGCTCGCGGTCAAGCTGGACGAACGGGGCGGCGACGGCGGATTGCCGTTACGGCCGTGGTGGAGCGCGTAGCGCGCCTGACCGCTAACCGTCGATGCGGCGGGCGCCGAGCTCGT
Protein-coding regions in this window:
- a CDS encoding class I SAM-dependent methyltransferase, with translation MTTFRERTHEPAAPGDHKLTLAEVLAIFAAGRRPLKFTAYDGSSVGPEDATLGLDLLSPRGTTYLATAPGDLGLARAYVAGDLRLNGVHPGDPYELLTALTDRLEYKRPPARVLANIVRSIGIEHLKPIAPPPQEALPRWRRIAEGLRHSKTRDAEAIQHHYDVSNIFYEWVLGPSMTYTCACYPHPDATLEEAQENKYRLVFEKLRLKPGDRLLDVGCGWGGMVRYAARHGVRAVGVTLSREQAQWAAAAIERDGLGDLAEVRHGDYRDVRESHFDAVSSIGLTEHIGVANYPSYFRFLKSKLRPGGLLLNHCITRNNNRSHATAGGFIDRYVFPDGELTGSGRIITEVQDVGLEVVHEENLRHHYAMTLRDWSRNLVEHWDDAVAEVGLPTAKVWGLYIAASRVGFEQNAIQLHQVLAVKLDERGGDGGLPLRPWWSA